The Buchnera aphidicola (Sitobion avenae) genome contains a region encoding:
- a CDS encoding assimilatory sulfite reductase (NADPH) flavoprotein subunit, with protein MKNQNMFDLLLPLSPEQLNNVKKLESTCTNIQSAWLSGYFWKVANQKSNSVSLKIDESNKNNQIITIVSASQTGNAKLLSERLYKFFNKNNKTTRLINAIDYQFKKIKNEKILILIISTQGEGEPPEEALSLYKFIMSKNAPNLNNLYYSIFGLGDTSYNLFCQAGKDFDKRFKELGARSLLNRFDSDIEYEENYYQWSQELLRSIDHNNKDYKSSSSLLEQEKKVIISKSYYTKKNPAQAVVLTNQKITGRNSKKDIHHIEIDISNIDINYEPGDALGVWYKNDTNLVRNILELLSINSSDKIKIKDNILTIFEALKNNFELTTNTKNIVKNYAILTENKFLKNIISDNSNLQSYTVQTPLIKMITDHPSKLSSEQLISLLRPLTPRLYSISSSQQEIDNEIHITVGVVKKLISGCLYLGGASSYLTQSLKPDDMIKIFIESNNNFRLPTDQNTPIIMIGAGTGIAPFRSFMQQRDNDGSKGKNWIFFGNPHFTEDFLYQLEWQRYIKKGLITNMHLAWSQDEEHKVYVQDRIRENGKEIWSWIEEGAQIYVCGNASNMAKDVEKTLLDIISENGSLNFEDACEFLNNLRLNKRYKRDIY; from the coding sequence ATGAAAAATCAAAATATGTTTGATCTTTTACTCCCATTAAGCCCAGAACAATTAAATAATGTAAAAAAACTTGAAAGTACTTGTACTAATATTCAAAGTGCTTGGTTATCAGGTTATTTTTGGAAAGTTGCAAATCAAAAATCTAATAGTGTTTCTCTCAAAATAGATGAATCAAATAAAAACAATCAAATTATTACTATTGTTTCAGCTTCTCAAACTGGGAATGCAAAACTGTTATCTGAACGTCTTTATAAGTTTTTTAATAAAAACAATAAAACAACTCGTTTAATTAATGCAATTGATTATCAATTTAAAAAAATTAAAAATGAAAAAATATTAATATTGATTATTTCAACTCAAGGCGAAGGTGAACCTCCAGAAGAAGCATTATCCTTATATAAATTTATAATGTCAAAAAACGCTCCGAATCTAAATAATTTATATTATAGTATATTTGGATTAGGGGATACATCCTATAATTTATTTTGTCAAGCAGGAAAAGATTTTGATAAAAGATTTAAAGAGCTAGGTGCGCGTTCTTTATTAAATCGATTTGATTCTGATATTGAGTATGAGGAAAATTATTATCAATGGTCTCAAGAATTATTGCGATCTATTGATCATAATAATAAAGATTACAAATCTTCTTCATCATTATTAGAACAAGAAAAAAAAGTTATCATTTCAAAAAGTTATTATACAAAAAAAAATCCTGCTCAAGCTGTTGTGTTAACGAACCAAAAAATTACTGGACGCAATTCTAAAAAAGATATTCATCATATTGAAATTGATATTAGTAATATTGATATTAATTATGAACCTGGTGATGCGCTTGGTGTTTGGTATAAAAATGATACTAATTTAGTAAGAAATATATTAGAATTACTTTCTATCAATTCATCTGATAAAATTAAAATTAAAGATAATATTCTTACAATTTTTGAAGCTTTAAAAAATAATTTTGAATTAACAACGAACACTAAAAATATTGTGAAAAATTATGCGATTCTTACTGAGAATAAATTTTTAAAAAATATTATATCTGATAATTCTAATTTGCAAAGTTATACTGTTCAAACTCCTTTAATTAAAATGATAACTGATCATCCATCAAAGTTATCTTCTGAACAATTAATTAGTCTGCTTCGTCCATTAACACCTAGATTATATTCTATTTCTTCCTCACAACAAGAAATAGATAATGAAATTCATATTACAGTTGGAGTTGTAAAAAAATTAATTTCTGGTTGTTTATATTTAGGAGGAGCTTCTAGTTATCTTACGCAATCTTTAAAACCTGATGATATGATAAAAATTTTTATTGAATCTAATAATAATTTTCGATTGCCTACTGATCAAAATACGCCAATAATAATGATTGGTGCAGGAACAGGAATTGCTCCGTTTCGTTCTTTTATGCAACAAAGAGATAATGATGGTTCTAAGGGAAAAAATTGGATTTTTTTTGGAAATCCTCACTTTACTGAAGATTTTTTATATCAATTAGAATGGCAACGATACATAAAAAAAGGACTTATTACTAATATGCATTTAGCTTGGTCACAAGATGAAGAACATAAAGTATATGTACAAGATAGAATAAGAGAAAATGGAAAAGAAATATGGTCTTGGATAGAAGAAGGAGCGCAAATATATGTTTGTGGAAATGCTTCTAACATGGCTAAGGATGTTGAAAAAACATTATTAGATATTATTAGTGAAAATGGTAGTTTGAATTTTGAAGATGCCTGTGAATTTTTGAACAATCTTCGTTTGAATAAACGTTATAAAAGAGATATCTATTAA
- the cysD gene encoding sulfate adenylyltransferase subunit CysD: MFKKNTTYLRQLESESIYIMREVIAEFQNPVMLYSIGKDSSVMLHLAKKSFYPGVIPFPLLHVDTGWKFKEMYIFRDHIASTSNIELIVHSHSKGKLLDLNPFQNGGGKYTDIMKTEGLKEAINQYSFDAAFGGARRDEEKSRSKERIYSFRDSFHQWDPKKQRPELWWNYNGQINKGENIRVFPLSNWTELDIWQYIFLEKIEIVPLYFASIRPVLERNGVLIMIDDERINIQSNEIIQEKMVRFRTLGCWPLTNAVESEAKNIEDVIKETLTVKTSERIGRAVDYDQKSSMELKKRQGYF; this comes from the coding sequence ATGTTCAAAAAAAATACTACTTATTTACGCCAATTAGAATCAGAAAGTATTTATATCATGAGAGAAGTGATTGCAGAATTTCAAAATCCTGTAATGTTGTATTCTATTGGGAAAGATTCGTCAGTTATGTTACATCTAGCAAAGAAATCTTTTTATCCTGGAGTAATACCATTTCCTTTATTACATGTAGATACTGGATGGAAGTTTAAAGAAATGTATATTTTTAGAGATCATATTGCCAGTACTTCAAATATAGAATTAATAGTTCATTCACATTCAAAAGGGAAATTATTAGACTTAAATCCTTTTCAGAATGGAGGTGGTAAATATACCGATATTATGAAAACAGAAGGATTAAAAGAAGCCATAAATCAATATAGTTTTGATGCAGCTTTCGGGGGAGCTAGACGAGATGAAGAAAAATCACGTTCTAAAGAACGAATTTATTCTTTTCGAGATTCATTTCATCAATGGGATCCAAAAAAACAACGTCCTGAGCTTTGGTGGAACTATAATGGTCAAATTAATAAGGGGGAAAATATTCGAGTTTTTCCTTTGTCAAATTGGACTGAATTAGATATTTGGCAATATATTTTTTTAGAAAAAATTGAAATTGTTCCTCTTTATTTTGCTTCTATACGTCCAGTATTAGAAAGAAATGGAGTATTAATAATGATTGATGATGAACGTATTAATATTCAATCTAATGAAATAATACAAGAAAAAATGGTTAGATTTCGTACATTAGGTTGTTGGCCTTTAACTAACGCAGTTGAATCAGAAGCAAAAAATATTGAAGATGTGATCAAAGAAACTCTGACAGTTAAAACCAGTGAACGAATTGGTCGAGCTGTTGATTATGATCAAAAAAGTTCAATGGAGTTAAAAAAAAGACAAGGTTATTTTTAA
- the cysC gene encoding adenylyl-sulfate kinase produces the protein MNDDFKNNVIWQKHSITRIKREKKNGYKSIAIWFTGLSGSGKSTIANSLEKILFKHEINTYLLDGDNIRSGLCSDLSFSMVDRKENIRRIGEVVKIMLEAGIIILVSVISPYRHHREMICQMLGKKNFFEVFVDTPISVCESRDPKKLYQKARSGKISNFTGVQSIYEIPRTPNAILNGTDSVEYNLKKLIKILYNHNIISFIDMN, from the coding sequence ATGAATGACGATTTTAAAAATAATGTTATTTGGCAAAAACATTCAATTACACGCATAAAACGTGAAAAAAAAAATGGTTATAAATCAATTGCAATATGGTTTACTGGACTTTCAGGATCAGGAAAATCAACTATTGCTAATTCTTTAGAAAAAATATTATTCAAACATGAAATTAATACTTATTTATTAGATGGAGATAATATTAGATCTGGTCTATGTTCTGATTTAAGTTTTAGTATGGTTGATCGAAAAGAAAACATTAGACGTATTGGAGAAGTAGTAAAAATAATGCTAGAAGCTGGAATAATAATATTAGTATCAGTTATTTCTCCTTATAGACATCACAGGGAAATGATTTGTCAAATGTTAGGGAAAAAAAATTTTTTTGAGGTATTCGTTGATACACCTATTAGTGTTTGTGAATCTCGAGATCCAAAAAAATTATATCAAAAAGCTCGTTCTGGAAAAATATCTAATTTTACTGGCGTGCAATCCATATATGAAATCCCAAGAACACCTAATGCGATTTTAAATGGTACAGATTCTGTAGAATATAATTTAAAAAAGTTAATAAAAATTTTATATAATCATAATATAATATCTTTTATTGATATGAATTAA
- the cysI gene encoding assimilatory sulfite reductase (NADPH) hemoprotein subunit, which translates to MKKNYKKIVIEKKLTDAERIKENSNYLRGTIVDDLKNEITNGFSGDNFSLIRFHGMYQQDDRDLRIERHEQKLEPRYAMMLRCRLPGGIIQAKKWLKIDYFAGKYTLYRTIRLTNRQTFQFHGILKKKLKDVHKMLHDIGLDSLATANDVNRNVLCTSNPMESLIHQEGYEWAKKISNFLLPHTKAYAEIWLDKKKIITTDNEPILGKTYLPRKFKTTVVIPPYNDVDLYANDMNFIAIVENQKIIGFNVLIGGGLSFIHGNKNTWPFLATEIGYISVENTLSIAEAIVTTQRDWGNRTDRANAKTRYTINNFGLNVFKKEIEKRAKISFEPIRDYNFISRGDRFGWIKNINKSWSLTLFIQNGRIYDSNDQLLKSGLLKIAEIHEGNFRITSNQNIIISEISEENKNKIEKIAISYGLMNKISNVRKNSMACVSFPTCPLAMAEAERILSFFITQLESIMLKYGLEHEIIIFRISGCPNGCGRTLLAEIGLIGKSIGRYNLYIGGNQIGNRIPKIYKENITEKEILIHLNYLIKTWSIERNKKEDFGDFVIRKNFVKEIVNPIHDFWS; encoded by the coding sequence ATGAAAAAAAACTATAAAAAAATAGTTATAGAAAAAAAATTAACTGATGCAGAACGTATTAAAGAAAATAGTAATTATCTTCGAGGTACAATTGTCGATGATTTAAAAAATGAAATTACTAATGGTTTTAGTGGGGATAATTTTTCTCTTATTCGATTTCATGGTATGTATCAGCAAGATGATCGTGATTTGCGTATAGAACGTCATGAACAAAAGTTAGAACCACGTTATGCAATGATGTTACGTTGTCGATTACCTGGAGGGATTATTCAAGCAAAAAAATGGTTAAAAATTGATTACTTTGCTGGTAAATATACATTATATAGAACAATTCGATTAACTAATCGTCAAACTTTTCAATTTCATGGAATTTTAAAAAAAAAATTAAAAGATGTGCATAAAATGTTACATGATATAGGATTAGATTCATTAGCTACTGCTAATGATGTAAACAGAAATGTACTTTGCACATCAAATCCGATGGAATCTTTAATTCATCAAGAAGGATATGAATGGGCTAAAAAAATTTCAAATTTTTTATTACCACATACTAAAGCATATGCAGAAATTTGGTTGGATAAAAAAAAAATTATTACAACAGATAACGAACCTATATTAGGAAAGACGTATTTACCAAGAAAGTTTAAAACAACAGTAGTAATTCCACCATATAATGATGTAGATTTATATGCAAATGATATGAATTTTATTGCCATTGTAGAAAATCAAAAAATTATTGGTTTTAATGTTTTAATTGGTGGTGGATTATCTTTTATTCATGGAAATAAAAATACATGGCCATTTCTTGCAACAGAAATAGGATATATTTCTGTAGAAAATACTTTATCTATTGCTGAAGCTATAGTGACTACTCAAAGAGATTGGGGAAATCGTACTGATCGTGCAAATGCAAAAACCAGATATACTATAAATAATTTTGGTTTAAATGTATTTAAAAAAGAAATCGAAAAACGAGCGAAAATATCTTTTGAACCAATTCGTGATTATAATTTTATTAGTAGAGGAGATAGATTTGGTTGGATTAAAAATATTAATAAAAGTTGGAGTCTAACATTATTTATTCAGAATGGACGCATATATGATAGTAATGATCAATTATTAAAATCTGGACTTTTAAAAATAGCAGAAATTCATGAGGGTAATTTTAGAATTACATCAAATCAAAATATAATTATTTCTGAAATATCTGAAGAAAATAAGAATAAAATAGAAAAAATAGCTATATCATATGGACTAATGAATAAAATAAGCAATGTGCGTAAAAATTCCATGGCATGCGTATCATTTCCTACTTGTCCTTTAGCAATGGCAGAAGCAGAACGTATATTATCTTTTTTTATTACTCAATTAGAAAGTATCATGTTAAAATATGGTTTAGAACATGAGATAATAATTTTCCGCATTTCTGGTTGTCCTAATGGTTGTGGAAGAACTTTATTAGCTGAAATTGGTTTAATTGGAAAATCTATTGGTAGATACAATCTATATATAGGAGGAAATCAAATAGGAAATCGCATTCCAAAAATTTATAAAGAGAATATTACTGAAAAAGAAATATTAATTCATTTAAATTATTTAATTAAAACTTGGTCTATTGAACGTAATAAAAAAGAAGATTTCGGAGATTTCGTTATTAGAAAAAATTTTGTTAAAGAAATTGTTAATCCTATTCATGATTTTTGGAGCTAG
- the cysN gene encoding sulfate adenylyltransferase subunit CysN encodes MNINIKDNFKKWFHLQQKKTLLKFLTCGSVDDGKSTLIGRLLYDTKQIYDDQLFSLKNDSKRHGTQGHAIDLALVVDGLQSEREQGITIDVAYRYFSTHKRKFIIADTPGHEQYTRNMVTGASTCNLSILLVDARKGLSKQTYRHSFISSLLGIKYFIVAINKMDLVNYKKDIFINIKKKFLLFSQKLPSDINIFFIPISALVGENIVFKKNLMPWYKGLTLLNFLETIKVKTSTSLEETRFLVQYINRPNSNFRGYSGIVLSGTLHVGQSIKILPANIQSHIARIVTFEQDLKKAETGESITIVLKDEVDVNRGDFFVNIDSFLKPSQECIIDIVWMKDHALSIGESYNIKLSGKKTRVYIKEILFKIDVNTLKKIKTHSLDLNSIGRVRIIFSEPMIFDSYCDNRMTGNMIFIDLLTNMTVGAGMIVNSLENKEKIFYEYKDFESDLYDLISRHFPHWNLPKFLNKKDFN; translated from the coding sequence ATGAATATTAATATAAAAGATAATTTTAAGAAATGGTTTCATCTGCAGCAAAAAAAAACTTTATTAAAATTTCTAACATGTGGTAGTGTAGATGATGGGAAAAGTACATTAATTGGTCGTTTGTTATATGATACTAAACAAATTTATGATGATCAATTATTTTCATTGAAAAATGATAGTAAACGTCATGGAACACAAGGACACGCTATAGATCTTGCGTTAGTAGTAGATGGACTTCAATCTGAACGTGAACAAGGAATTACAATTGATGTAGCCTATCGTTATTTTTCTACTCATAAAAGAAAATTTATTATTGCAGATACACCTGGTCATGAACAATACACTCGTAATATGGTAACAGGTGCTTCCACATGTAATTTATCTATTTTGTTAGTTGATGCTAGAAAAGGTCTATCAAAACAAACTTATCGACATAGTTTTATTTCTTCTTTACTTGGAATTAAGTATTTTATTGTTGCTATTAATAAAATGGATTTAGTAAACTATAAAAAAGATATCTTTATAAATATCAAAAAAAAATTTTTACTTTTTTCACAAAAACTTCCTAGTGATATAAATATTTTTTTTATTCCTATATCAGCTCTGGTTGGTGAAAATATTGTGTTTAAGAAAAATTTAATGCCTTGGTATAAGGGTTTAACATTGTTAAATTTTTTAGAAACAATAAAAGTGAAAACTAGTACTAGTTTAGAAGAAACAAGATTTCTAGTGCAATATATAAATCGTCCTAATTCAAATTTTCGTGGATATTCTGGGATTGTATTATCTGGTACATTGCATGTCGGGCAATCTATTAAAATACTTCCTGCAAATATACAATCTCATATTGCTCGGATTGTAACATTTGAACAGGATTTAAAAAAAGCAGAGACAGGTGAATCGATTACAATAGTATTGAAAGATGAAGTAGATGTGAATCGTGGAGATTTTTTTGTAAATATTGATTCTTTTTTAAAACCATCTCAAGAATGCATTATTGATATTGTTTGGATGAAAGATCATGCTTTATCAATAGGGGAATCATACAATATCAAATTATCTGGTAAGAAAACACGTGTTTACATAAAAGAAATTTTATTTAAAATAGATGTTAATACATTAAAAAAAATAAAAACACACTCTCTTGATTTAAATAGTATTGGTCGCGTGAGAATTATTTTTAGTGAACCTATGATTTTTGATAGTTATTGTGACAATAGAATGACAGGAAATATGATTTTTATTGATCTACTAACCAACATGACAGTAGGTGCAGGGATGATTGTAAATAGTTTAGAAAATAAAGAAAAAATATTTTATGAATATAAAGATTTTGAATCAGACCTTTATGATTTAATTTCTCGACATTTTCCACACTGGAATCTACCAAAATTTTTAAATAAAAAGGATTTTAATTAA
- the cysG gene encoding siroheme synthase CysG yields MNYLPLFIDLKSKNVLVVGAGEVALNKIKLLIRAKAKVSVIAKELCSEVQFLLHQRKINWLSKKFELIYLKKIFLVISATNDVKLNEYIYQKCNERYLLVNTVDDKFKCSFIFPSIIDRSPIIVAISSGGAAPVLLRFLREKIEAILPMRLGDVAKIAGKWREVIKKHFSNFLERRRFWEKLFKSVFVEHILNGKKEQAIKILKKNMYENDLLTGEIILVGAGPGDSGLLTLRGLQILQQADVVLYDCLVSEEVLDLIRRDAQLICVGKRAGLNNISQDEIINLLIFLAKQGKKVVRLKGGDPFIFGRGGEEIEAAKNAGINFQIVPGITSALGVAAYAGIPLTHRKYAQGVIFITGHKCINGFVNNWSILSDSSYTLVIYMGTLKAVYIAKKLILFGRLKSTPIAIVEKGTTVDQKVFTGCLSEIEKIIKMVATPSLLIIGDVVHFHEKLAWFQNENKLNKI; encoded by the coding sequence GTGAATTATCTTCCTCTTTTTATAGATTTAAAATCTAAAAATGTTTTAGTTGTTGGTGCTGGAGAAGTGGCTTTAAATAAAATTAAATTACTAATTCGTGCTAAAGCTAAAGTTAGTGTTATTGCTAAAGAATTATGTTCAGAAGTTCAATTTCTTTTACATCAAAGAAAAATAAATTGGTTATCTAAAAAATTTGAATTAATTTATTTAAAGAAAATATTTTTAGTAATTTCAGCTACAAACGATGTAAAATTAAATGAATATATATATCAAAAATGCAATGAACGTTATTTATTGGTAAATACAGTTGATGACAAATTTAAATGTTCTTTTATTTTTCCTTCCATAATTGATCGTTCTCCTATTATTGTAGCTATTTCTTCTGGAGGTGCCGCTCCTGTATTATTACGTTTTTTACGAGAAAAAATTGAGGCGATTTTGCCGATGAGACTGGGTGATGTTGCTAAAATTGCAGGTAAATGGCGAGAAGTCATTAAAAAACATTTTTCTAATTTTTTAGAAAGACGTCGATTTTGGGAGAAATTATTTAAGAGTGTTTTTGTTGAACATATTCTTAATGGAAAAAAAGAACAAGCAATTAAAATTTTAAAGAAAAATATGTATGAAAATGATTTATTAACCGGCGAAATTATTTTAGTAGGAGCAGGACCAGGGGATAGTGGCTTATTAACTTTAAGAGGACTGCAAATACTACAGCAAGCAGACGTTGTTTTATATGATTGCTTAGTTTCTGAAGAGGTTTTAGATTTAATTCGTCGTGATGCACAACTTATATGTGTTGGAAAACGTGCTGGTTTAAACAATATTAGTCAGGATGAAATTATAAATTTATTAATTTTTTTGGCAAAGCAGGGAAAAAAAGTAGTACGTTTAAAAGGCGGAGATCCTTTTATTTTTGGACGTGGTGGTGAAGAAATAGAAGCTGCAAAAAATGCAGGTATTAATTTTCAAATAGTTCCAGGTATAACTTCTGCACTTGGCGTTGCAGCTTATGCTGGAATACCATTAACACATCGAAAATATGCACAGGGTGTTATATTTATTACAGGTCATAAGTGTATTAATGGTTTTGTAAATAATTGGTCGATTCTGTCTGATTCTTCTTATACTTTAGTCATATATATGGGCACTTTAAAAGCTGTATATATTGCTAAAAAACTTATTTTATTTGGTAGATTAAAATCAACACCAATAGCGATTGTAGAAAAAGGAACTACTGTTGATCAAAAAGTTTTTACAGGATGTTTAAGTGAAATTGAAAAAATAATTAAGATGGTTGCTACTCCGTCTTTATTAATCATTGGAGATGTAGTGCATTTTCATGAAAAGTTAGCATGGTTTCAAAATGAAAATAAATTAAATAAGATATAA
- a CDS encoding phosphoadenylyl-sulfate reductase: protein MSIFPIKNINLLNSEKKNKILFESNILISNSSTEERISWALDNLPHTQIMSSSFGIQSVVLLHLMTKQKPNIPIVLIDTGYLFPETYKFIDVLSNKFNLNLKIFRSEMSPAWQEARYGKLWEQGIKGIDFYNDINKIQPMNFALNKLSAQTWFAGLRHDQSKTRNSLSYLSIQKGTFKMLPILDWSNNKIKHYIKENNLDIHPLHKNGYSSVGDVHTTIKHTPGMLEEDTRFFGLKRECGLHEN, encoded by the coding sequence ATGTCTATATTTCCAATTAAAAACATTAATCTATTAAATTCTGAAAAAAAAAACAAGATATTATTTGAATCAAACATACTTATATCAAATTCTTCTACAGAAGAACGTATCTCTTGGGCATTAGACAATTTGCCTCATACACAGATCATGTCATCTAGTTTTGGTATTCAATCAGTAGTATTATTGCATCTCATGACTAAACAAAAACCTAATATTCCTATTGTATTAATTGATACAGGCTATCTGTTCCCTGAAACATATAAATTTATTGATGTGTTAAGTAATAAATTTAATTTAAATTTAAAAATTTTTAGATCGGAAATGTCTCCAGCATGGCAAGAAGCACGATATGGAAAATTGTGGGAACAAGGTATAAAAGGAATAGATTTCTATAATGATATTAATAAAATACAACCAATGAATTTTGCTTTAAATAAGTTATCAGCACAAACATGGTTTGCTGGACTACGTCATGATCAATCAAAAACTCGAAATTCATTATCATATCTTTCTATTCAAAAGGGAACATTTAAAATGTTACCAATATTAGATTGGTCTAATAATAAAATAAAACATTATATAAAAGAAAATAATTTAGACATACATCCATTGCATAAGAATGGATATTCGTCTGTAGGAGATGTACATACTACTATAAAACATACACCGGGAATGTTGGAAGAAGACACTCGTTTTTTTGGATTAAAACGTGAATGTGGTTTACATGAAAATTAA